One part of the Symphalangus syndactylus isolate Jambi chromosome 1, NHGRI_mSymSyn1-v2.1_pri, whole genome shotgun sequence genome encodes these proteins:
- the TXNDC2 gene encoding thioredoxin domain-containing protein 2 codes for MENVKAGALGKPEMRLGTQEETNESDANESSLQVLSSNVPLLALEFLDTAQAKEKAFLPMVSHTLHMPTEESDAPQEGDDLPKSSASTSHPKQGDIPKSPEETIQSKKDDLPKSSEEAIQPKEGDIPKSSAKPIQPKLGNIPKASVKPSQPKKGDIPKSPEETIQPKEGDIPKSSAKPIQPKLGNIPKASLKPSQPKEGDVSKSPEETIQSKKDDLPKSSEEAIQPKEGDIPKSPEEAIQPKKGDIPKSLEEAIQPKEGDIPKSPKEAIQPKEGDIPKSLEEAIPLKEGDIPSSTEETIQPKEDDSPKPLEEATPPKEGDILKPEEETTEFLEGDKVKVILSKEDFEASLKEARERLVAVDFSATWCGPCRTIRPFFHALSVKHEDVVFLEVDADNCEEVVRDCAIMCVPTFQFYKKEEKVDELCGALKEKLEEVIAELK; via the exons atggaaaatgttaaagctGGAGCTCTTGGAAAACcagaaatgaggctgggcactcaggaagaaacaaatgaaagtgATGCTAATG AAAGTTCATTACAAGTCCTGTCCAGCAATGTGCCTCTCCTGGCTCTAGAGTTCTTGGACACAGCCCAGGCTAAAGAGAAGGCCTTTCTTCCCATGGTCAGCCACACGTTGCACATGCCCACAGAGGAGTCTGATGCCCCACAGGAGGGTGATGACCTACCCAAGTCCTCAGCAAGCACCAGCCATCCCAAGCAGGGTGACATCCCCAAGTCCCCAGAAGAAACCATCCAATCCAAGAAGGACGACCTCCCCAAGTCCTCAGAAGAAGCCATCCAGCCCAAAGAGGGTGACATCCCCAAGTCCTCAGCAAAACCCATCCAGCCCAAGCTGGGCAATATTCCCAAGGCCTCAGTGAAGCCCAGCCAGCCCAAGAAGGGTGATATCCCCAAGTCTCCAGAAGAAACCATCCAGCCCAAGGAGGGTGATATCCCCAAGTCCTCAGCAAAACCCATCCAGCCCAAGCTGGGCAATATTCCCAAGGCCTCATTGAAGCCCAGCCAGCCTAAGGAGGGTGACGTCTCCAAGTCCCCAGAAGAAACCATCCAATCCAAGAAGGACGACCTCCCCAAGTCCTCAGAAGAAGCCATCCAGCCCAAGGAGGGTGACATCCCCAAGTCCCCAGAAGAAGCCATCCAGCCCAAGAAGGGTGACATCCCCAAGTCCCTAGAGGAAGCCATCCAGCCCAAGGAGGGTGACATCCCCAAATCCCCAAAAGAAGCCATCCAGCCCAAGGAGGGTGACATCCCCAAGTCCCTAGAAGAAGCCATCCCACTCAAGGAGGGTGACATCCCCAGTTCCACAGAAGAAACCATCCAGCCCAAGGAGGATGACAGCCCCAAGCCCCTAGAAGAAGCCACCCCACCCAAGGAGGGTGACATCCTAAAGCCTGAAGAAGAAACAACGGAGTTCCTGGAGGGGGACAAGGTGAAAGTGATCCTAAGCAAGGAGGACTTTGAGGCATCACTGAAGGAGGCCAGGGAGAGGCTGGTGGCTGTGGACTTCTCGGCCACGTGGTGTGGGCCCTGCAGGACCATCAGACCATTCTTCCATGCCCTGTCTGTGAAGCATGAAGACGTGGTGTTCCTGGAGGTGGACGCTGACAACTGTGAGGAGGTGGTGAGAGACTGCGCCATCATGTGTGTCCCAACCTTTCAgttttataaaaaagaagaaaaggtggaTGAGCTTTGCGGCGCCCTTAAGGAAAAACTTGAAGAAGTCATTGCAGAATTAAAGTAA